A region of Paractinoplanes abujensis DNA encodes the following proteins:
- a CDS encoding metal ABC transporter permease: protein MDLFQYDFMIRALLGALIIGLAAPALGIYLVQRRLSLIGDGIGHVALTGVGVGLLFNQSPVISAVIVAAIGAVGVELIRERGRTSGDLALALLFYGGIAGGVVLVALSDNANNNSLVQYLFGSLITTSPQDIVVIAGLGAAVLVAMLVFRPALFAVCNDEEYARVSGLPVRALNLLMAVTTAVTVTIAMRTVGLLLVSALMVIPVAAAQQVTRGFRTTMAAAMAIGLVAAGVGVIVSAEADTPPGATTVILALALFVAITVGAAGLRMARRRAHPPREVEPPDVVLQEAPVR, encoded by the coding sequence ATGGACCTTTTCCAGTACGACTTCATGATCCGGGCCCTGCTGGGCGCGCTGATCATCGGCCTGGCCGCACCCGCGCTCGGCATCTACCTGGTGCAGCGGCGGCTCTCGCTGATCGGCGACGGCATCGGTCACGTGGCGCTGACCGGTGTGGGTGTCGGCCTGCTGTTCAACCAGTCCCCCGTGATCAGCGCGGTGATCGTCGCGGCGATCGGCGCGGTCGGGGTCGAACTGATCCGCGAACGCGGCCGCACGTCGGGCGACCTCGCGCTGGCGCTGCTGTTCTACGGCGGCATCGCGGGCGGCGTGGTGCTGGTCGCGCTCTCCGACAACGCCAACAACAACAGCCTGGTGCAATACCTGTTCGGCTCGCTGATCACCACATCGCCGCAGGACATCGTGGTGATCGCCGGGCTCGGGGCGGCCGTGCTGGTGGCGATGCTGGTGTTCCGGCCCGCCCTGTTCGCGGTCTGCAACGACGAGGAGTACGCGCGGGTCAGCGGCCTGCCGGTGCGCGCGCTCAACCTGCTGATGGCGGTGACCACGGCCGTCACGGTGACGATCGCCATGCGTACGGTCGGTCTCCTGCTCGTCTCCGCCCTGATGGTGATCCCGGTGGCCGCGGCGCAGCAGGTGACCCGCGGTTTCCGCACCACCATGGCCGCGGCGATGGCGATCGGCCTGGTCGCGGCCGGGGTCGGCGTGATCGTCTCGGCCGAGGCCGACACCCCGCCCGGCGCCACCACCGTGATCCTGGCGCTGGCCCTGTTCGTCGCCATCACCGTCGGGGCGGCCGGCCTGCGGATGGCCCGGCGGCGCGCCCACCCGCCACGCGAGGTGGAACCGCCCGACGTCGTTCTGCAGGAGGCACCGGTCCGATGA
- a CDS encoding ArsR/SmtB family transcription factor, with the protein MTTTSGYEAYESAGELLRALSAPIRVAIVAELGVGERCVHELVEKLGAPQPLVSQHLRVLRGAGVVRGARRGREIAYSLVDDHVAHIVADAVSHAREVRS; encoded by the coding sequence ATGACGACGACGAGCGGTTACGAGGCGTACGAGTCGGCCGGTGAGCTGCTGCGCGCCCTGTCGGCACCGATCCGCGTGGCGATCGTGGCAGAGTTGGGGGTGGGCGAGCGCTGCGTCCACGAGTTGGTCGAGAAGCTAGGCGCACCGCAGCCACTGGTCTCCCAGCACCTGAGGGTGCTGCGCGGCGCCGGGGTGGTCCGGGGTGCACGCCGGGGCCGGGAGATCGCATACTCGCTGGTGGACGATCACGTGGCGCACATCGTCGCCGACGCGGTCAGCCACGCGAGGGAGGTCAGGTCGTGA
- a CDS encoding Fur family transcriptional regulator → MSTEQNVAQRNTKQRSAVSAVLSEAEGFYSAQELHARLRERGERVGLTTVYRTLQGLADAGEIDVMRPPGGEHLYRRCSQGHHHHLVCRECGRAVEVEGPAVESWADKVASRHGYVDVSHTMEIFGTCPDCAAKH, encoded by the coding sequence GTGAGTACCGAGCAGAACGTCGCGCAGCGCAACACCAAGCAGCGCTCCGCGGTGAGCGCCGTGCTGTCGGAGGCCGAGGGTTTCTACAGCGCGCAGGAGCTGCACGCCCGGCTGCGGGAACGGGGTGAGCGGGTCGGCCTGACCACTGTCTACCGCACCCTGCAGGGGCTGGCCGACGCGGGCGAGATCGACGTGATGCGCCCGCCCGGCGGCGAGCACCTCTACCGCCGCTGCAGCCAGGGTCACCACCACCACCTGGTGTGCCGCGAGTGCGGCCGGGCAGTCGAGGTCGAGGGCCCGGCGGTCGAGTCGTGGGCCGACAAGGTGGCCAGCCGGCACGGGTACGTCGACGTCTCGCACACCATGGAGATCTTCGGCACCTGCCCGGACTGCGCGGCCAAGCACTGA
- a CDS encoding DUF6328 family protein → MSGEKARLGHETEKQRWDRNFADLLQELRVVQTGIQILFAFLLTLPFSSGFPRVTQFQKDTYVVALLAAAASTAMIIGPVAFHRALFRQGRKPELVRYAHRLLSGGLAFLLVSMVSCVLLVLDFILTRWIAFVFAGIAAVFFLTFWAAFPFFRRNWIDEDAEEEDEQVSGEDVTPGETAGRAV, encoded by the coding sequence ATGTCGGGTGAGAAGGCACGGCTCGGGCACGAGACCGAGAAGCAGCGGTGGGACCGGAATTTCGCTGACCTGTTGCAGGAACTGCGGGTCGTTCAGACCGGCATCCAGATCCTGTTCGCGTTCCTGCTGACCCTGCCTTTCAGCAGCGGTTTCCCGCGGGTCACGCAGTTCCAGAAGGACACGTACGTGGTGGCGCTGCTCGCCGCCGCGGCCTCGACCGCGATGATCATCGGGCCGGTCGCGTTCCACCGGGCGCTGTTCCGTCAGGGCCGCAAGCCCGAACTGGTGCGTTACGCCCATCGGTTGCTCAGCGGCGGCCTCGCGTTCCTGCTCGTGTCGATGGTCTCCTGCGTGCTGCTGGTGCTCGACTTCATCCTGACCCGGTGGATCGCGTTCGTCTTCGCGGGCATCGCGGCCGTCTTCTTCCTGACGTTCTGGGCGGCCTTCCCGTTCTTCCGCCGCAACTGGATCGACGAGGACGCCGAGGAGGAGGACGAGCAGGTCAGCGGCGAGGACGTCACCCCCGGCGAGACCGCAGGCCGAGCCGTTTGA
- a CDS encoding alpha/beta fold hydrolase has product MEIKARGLTFDVYEGGPAGGEPVLLLHGFPQDHREFDLLAPRLHAKGLRTYAVDQRGTSPGARPADVGAYRMSEPTADAVAVLDALGIESAHVIGHDWGAVVGWWLAAGYPERVRTLTAVSVPHPKALGLALRVRASQRARMAYFKVFQSQVAERFLLARDGAVLRAMFRPIGGGGDKYVESMQTDPGRLTGGLNWYRATTGSSPDTPGIIRVPTTYVWSDKDGVVSLTAALRTRDWVEADYQMVALRGVSHWVPEQASAALADAALARIGVV; this is encoded by the coding sequence ATGGAGATCAAGGCGCGGGGCCTGACCTTCGACGTCTACGAGGGTGGCCCGGCCGGCGGCGAGCCGGTGCTCCTGCTGCACGGTTTCCCGCAGGATCATCGCGAGTTCGATCTGCTCGCGCCGCGGCTGCATGCCAAAGGCTTACGGACGTACGCCGTGGATCAGCGCGGCACCTCGCCCGGCGCGCGCCCGGCCGACGTCGGGGCTTACCGCATGTCCGAGCCGACGGCCGACGCGGTGGCCGTGCTGGACGCCCTCGGCATCGAGTCCGCGCACGTCATCGGGCACGACTGGGGCGCGGTCGTGGGCTGGTGGCTGGCCGCGGGCTACCCGGAGCGGGTGCGCACGCTGACCGCGGTGTCGGTGCCGCACCCCAAGGCGCTGGGCCTGGCTTTGCGCGTACGGGCGTCGCAGCGGGCGCGGATGGCGTACTTCAAAGTCTTCCAGTCCCAGGTGGCCGAGCGGTTCCTGCTGGCACGTGACGGCGCTGTGCTGCGCGCGATGTTCCGGCCGATCGGGGGCGGGGGCGACAAGTACGTGGAGTCGATGCAGACCGATCCGGGCCGGCTCACCGGCGGCCTGAACTGGTATCGCGCGACGACCGGAAGCTCGCCCGACACCCCCGGCATCATCCGGGTCCCCACCACGTACGTCTGGAGCGACAAGGACGGAGTGGTCTCACTCACCGCCGCCCTGCGCACCCGGGACTGGGTGGAGGCGGACTATCAGATGGTCGCACTGCGCGGGGTCAGCCACTGGGTGCCCGAGCAAGCCTCCGCCGCGCTGGCCGACGCCGCCCTCGCCCGGATAGGCGTAGTTTGA
- a CDS encoding ECF transporter S component has translation MNTNRWRTIDIVIASIVAVAFGVIFWAWGLLYNGPADAIPLPGRALLYGVWLVPAVLGALIVRKPGAAFYTLSLAALVSVAIGTSWGWTIAVQGPLEALGAELVFALFAYKVYRLPVALLAGAAAGIVAAVYDVFVWYPDTAWGSFRIPYVLLTAASALVIAGLGSVLLTRALAQTGVLDRFPAGRSRALV, from the coding sequence ATGAACACCAACCGTTGGCGGACGATCGACATCGTCATAGCCTCGATCGTCGCCGTGGCCTTCGGCGTCATCTTCTGGGCCTGGGGCCTGCTCTACAACGGCCCCGCCGATGCCATCCCCCTGCCCGGCCGCGCCCTGCTCTACGGGGTGTGGCTGGTGCCGGCCGTGCTGGGCGCGCTGATCGTGCGCAAACCCGGCGCCGCCTTCTACACGCTGTCGCTGGCCGCCCTGGTCTCGGTGGCGATCGGCACGAGCTGGGGCTGGACCATCGCCGTGCAGGGCCCGCTCGAAGCCCTCGGCGCCGAGCTGGTATTCGCCCTCTTCGCCTACAAGGTGTACCGCCTGCCGGTCGCCCTGCTGGCCGGGGCGGCGGCCGGCATCGTGGCCGCGGTCTACGACGTCTTCGTCTGGTACCCGGACACGGCGTGGGGTTCTTTCCGGATCCCGTACGTGCTCCTGACCGCGGCGTCGGCGCTGGTCATCGCGGGGCTCGGCAGTGTGCTGCTGACCCGGGCGCTGGCCCAGACCGGCGTCCTGGACCGGTTCCCGGCGGGCCGTTCGCGCGCGCTCGTCTGA